CCATTGTCATGCACTTCCACGGGTTTGAAAGGAGCGTCTCCGGACACCAGATAGCGCCTATTGGTTATCTTTAGCTCGTGCTCTACAGACTTAGGCTTTGCATCGCCTGGATAAGTGAAGACGGAGCGAAAAACGCCGGAAACACTATTTTTCTCTTCTGGCCTTGAATGGAGCTCGAAGGAATAAACATGACGATCAGTGTAAATCGTCATGTTTGTGTCGGCGTTCTGCCCGATAGGTTTCACGCTCACCACACTCCCTGATTTCAATTTCACGATCTCCCACGACGCGCTATCACCAATAATGATTGACTGAACTTCCTCCATTGAAGAAAACTGCAAAGCGGTGACCGATTTCAAGGGCACATCCAACCGGTAAACAGCATCTTCGTTATAAGCATAATATTTGATGCGCCCGTCCGGTTTCATATGGATTGCCGGCTTGGCAAGCGCCGGGCTGGCAGTCAGAAAAAGTAAAAAAAAGACAGAAAGAAATTTAAAATTCATTTTATCCAATCCAATCCAATAGAATATTCAGAGGTTCCCCGTTTCAGCGTCCATTCTGTAAGACACCACTGAGAAACCGAGTGGGTTCTTCCAAACTGCCTCCAGCTTTTCATTTTCTTTAGGGGCGAAGGTGAAACCGACCGTTGCCACAAAATGGCGTTCCACGGTGTCACGTCCTTTCTCTTCTCTGATTTTCGTGATGCGTACTCTAGCGAGATCCGGGGCATGTCGATTTGCGGAAGGGCTTATGGAGATGGATTTCACCACGACGCGAACTCGAACATCATCCCCATAGACTGTCGGGGGATACTGGGGCGATGCGGAAGTCCAAAGCTGTGCCAAAGTTTCCGCAGCGTTCCCTTTTGAACGTGCCATGACGTCAAGAATTCGAACCCGGTTGTCAGCAGGATCAAAGACTTCCCGATCAACAACGTATGACACTAGTTCAGCTTGCTGCACCGCGTCCTGCTGTTCCAGCGATGCAGGGCGAACTTGCACAATCTTTTCCGCTTCGCCGGTCGTTTTATCGACCATGATTACGTAAGGCTTCGTCTCACTGAACGGCAGCATGACCAGAACGCAACATATAGAAAGCAAGGCGAGAAGCATTGATCCGATTGAAATTTTGGCCCAATTGTTACGTTGTGCGCGAAGCGAAAAAAACAATTCGTCTTCGAAAGCATGTTGAACATCGTGATCGCCGGAGGAAAGGTTCGATGTCTCCATGATTCTTTTGAATTTTAAATTAAACATGTCCGGTAGCCTAATTTTCGATACGAAGTTCATTTTTCATCGTCTCCGTTTTTGGTCTCGCTTTTTTCATGACGACGACTTTCTTCGGAACGCTGCTTTGTCGAAGACGGCGGTTGGTAGCTGTCCGGTCTTTGAGCTGAACTTTGATTTCGGTTACTTGAAACGGGGCTTGCACCCGTTGACGTTGCTCGGTCACGGGGCGATCCTGATTCTCGCTTACGCTCTCCTGCACTGGATCGGGAAGACTGACCTTGTCCGTCAGGGCCGTCTGCAGCAGATGTGGAGTGATTTCCCTTGCTTGCGCTGGTATTTGAACTCTTACTTGAACGTCGTTCTGAACGAGCCTGATTGCTAGATGACTGACCCTTATCCGAATCCGATGAAGAGGCTGACGACTGCGATGAACTCGAGGAGGAGTCGGACGTGGATGACGACGATGTTCCCCGCTTTCTATCAGGGCTATTCTCCCACGCATCGGTGCTCTGCGACCCGGTTGACCGCTTTTCGCCCCCGCTAGACGTACCGTTTGAGCCAGCTTCACCTCCGCCGCGCTCTGCACGCGTCCTCCGCGGCGACTGGTTACCGTCTCCAAGCCGGCCCGCAAGCCGACGGTCGCGTCGATCTTGACGTGCGACGGCACTCTGGCGCATGCCATTCAACATGGCCCATGCCGTACGCGACTTTGATGCGCCGCCCTTGCGAGCAGTGCGCCCCACATCAACGGCGTCACGGACGCGTTGAGCCGCACCGTACAGTTTCTTCGTTCCGGACTTTGCCAACCCATAGCTGCCGGCAGCCATACTCATGCCCAGGCCTCCCGCCATCATGGCTCCCGCTTTTAAGGTGCTGGCACCGGCGGCCGCAACACTGGTCGAAGCTAATGTTCCTGCCATCATGGGCAACTTGAACAACAAGTACAGCGCAGACAGCATGATCAGAATGAACCCAAAATACTTTATCTGATGCGTGTTCTCCGCATCAACATTGATAAGGACCTGGCTGGCAAGGTAGAGGATGATCGACATCAAAGCAGATGTAAGAAGTGGCAAAACAAGGAAGCTGACAGCTAACTGCATCCAGCTTTGGAAATACGAACGTGTCTGCTCTAACATGAGCATGACGATAGCGAGCGGAGCCAAACTGACCGCGACAGCAAATCCGACCTTCGCGACGATAACTGTGATCGCGCAGGCCGCTATGAATCCACCGCCGATTATCAGGATCAATATACCGAGAAAAATGTTCCGAATGGATTTCCCAATATTGAATAGAGAAAGATCGCGTAGGAACTCGTAGGCGATGTTGACGATTGCATTGCCGAATTCGTCCATGCCGGTATAGGTATCTTTTATGACGGATGGATCGATTAGATATCCACCGTCCACTGTGATTGGCATCGTTTCGCGTATTGCCGATATTAGTATCGCCGAATAACCGTCAGGAATACCTACAAAGACATCATACACCCCTTTGAAGTTAGCCCATATCGTCAAGAACGCGACAATCATCAGGTAACGTAGAACCCAAAATAAATAAGTCGATAAACTTATAGTTTGAAACTGCAGTATATGGTTCAAGCCGATGTATAAAAGACCAACTATTCCCACGGATCGAAGCAAATCCAAGAGAGGTGATGTGGCAGCTGTAAAGACGGTTTGAATATAAACTATCAT
This genomic stretch from Ochrobactrum sp. BTU1 harbors:
- a CDS encoding TrbG/VirB9 family P-type conjugative transfer protein; translation: MNFKFLSVFFLLFLTASPALAKPAIHMKPDGRIKYYAYNEDAVYRLDVPLKSVTALQFSSMEEVQSIIIGDSASWEIVKLKSGSVVSVKPIGQNADTNMTIYTDRHVYSFELHSRPEEKNSVSGVFRSVFTYPGDAKPKSVEHELKITNRRYLVSGDAPFKPVEVHDNGLQTTFVLQKGAPRPAVFKVGPKKTEELINSRTRGDAIVVDGKSEFWVLRIGDQFVCIGRDRAVTSSGNLVLAGR
- a CDS encoding type IV secretion system protein, with translation MGLISELATTINDSMIVYIQTVFTAATSPLLDLLRSVGIVGLLYIGLNHILQFQTISLSTYLFWVLRYLMIVAFLTIWANFKGVYDVFVGIPDGYSAILISAIRETMPITVDGGYLIDPSVIKDTYTGMDEFGNAIVNIAYEFLRDLSLFNIGKSIRNIFLGILILIIGGGFIAACAITVIVAKVGFAVAVSLAPLAIVMLMLEQTRSYFQSWMQLAVSFLVLPLLTSALMSIILYLASQVLINVDAENTHQIKYFGFILIMLSALYLLFKLPMMAGTLASTSVAAAGASTLKAGAMMAGGLGMSMAAGSYGLAKSGTKKLYGAAQRVRDAVDVGRTARKGGASKSRTAWAMLNGMRQSAVARQDRRDRRLAGRLGDGNQSPRRTRAERGGGEAGSNGTSSGGEKRSTGSQSTDAWENSPDRKRGTSSSSTSDSSSSSSQSSASSSDSDKGQSSSNQARSERRSSKSSNTSASKGNHSTSAADGPDGQGQSSRSSAGERKRESGSPRDRATSTGASPVSSNRNQSSAQRPDSYQPPSSTKQRSEESRRHEKSETKNGDDEK
- a CDS encoding type IV secretion system protein, yielding MFNLKFKRIMETSNLSSGDHDVQHAFEDELFFSLRAQRNNWAKISIGSMLLALLSICCVLVMLPFSETKPYVIMVDKTTGEAEKIVQVRPASLEQQDAVQQAELVSYVVDREVFDPADNRVRILDVMARSKGNAAETLAQLWTSASPQYPPTVYGDDVRVRVVVKSISISPSANRHAPDLARVRITKIREEKGRDTVERHFVATVGFTFAPKENEKLEAVWKNPLGFSVVSYRMDAETGNL